The Corylus avellana chromosome ca8, CavTom2PMs-1.0 genome has a segment encoding these proteins:
- the LOC132191133 gene encoding uncharacterized protein LOC132191133, producing the protein MAVAFTNLTWWLWSGKHQEPRISNGSSINSSSDSSMWESDALKFPLVKRANMASSSRRVKRKWHSREERKIDREYDVVLVPSDGGCVSGSESDDSDWSIGWLEPHGPGFQSDDDTDDSFAVLVPCYGHGYDDLVEDSKNNILSTVGNIPDSYLDESKKSMEQWLSSLQSS; encoded by the exons ATGGCTGTGGCTTTTACTAATCTCACATGGTGGTTGTGGAGTGGGAAGCATCAGGAGCCTAGAATCTCCAATGGGTCTTCTATAAATTCTTCATCTGATTCAAGTATGTGGGAATCTGATGCTCTGAAATTTCCATTGGTTAAACGGGCCAATATGGCCTCCTCATCAAGACGAGTGAAGCGCAAATGGCATAGTCGGGAAGAACGGAAAATTGATAGGGAATATGATGTTGTTCTTGTCCCATCTGATGGAGGATGTGTTTCAGGTTCAGAGTCCGATGATTCAGATTGGTCAATTGGATGGTTGGAGCCTCATGGACCTGGATTCCAGAGTGATGATGACACTGATGACAGTTTTGCTGTGCTAGTTCCATGCTATGGGCATGGCTATGATGATCTCGTGGAGGATTCGAAGAACAATATCTTGAGCACTGTTGGGAACATCCCGGATAGTTATTTGGATG AGAGCAAGAAATCTATGGAACAGTGGCTCTCTTCTCTTCAAAGTAGCTGA
- the LOC132190414 gene encoding uncharacterized protein LOC132190414 produces MVEKTKKRMKGSISEEDISTLLQRYTATTVLALLQEVAHCPGVKIDWNALVQNTSTGISDAREYQMLWRHLAYRHTLLDKLEDGAHPMDDDSDLEYEVEALPTASNESSTEAAACVKVLIASGLPSESSLPTSSIVDAPLTINIPNGLSPRAPSENSEATCSMQGTSITVSVSVQKQALPVAIPAEVLDANGSASGNLPPRRKRKPWSEAEDMELIAAVQKCGEGNWVNILRGDFKFDRTASQLSQRWAIIKKRRGNLNVGSNSTGSQLFEARRAAHHAMSLALDMPVKNLTAIRSAATNTTSNSVLPTTGEAAMVASNFIQAQDQSEEGSIPTKSFPIGSLGSLAKSQVSSIKPSTKPTIDLDSALRATAVAAGARIASPSDAASFIKATRAKNAVHFKSAGGFSTKLSVPGGVSTHSETQTNVRLEAKPCLSYPAATVTSTASHPGLVNASLPTVQHAPFAFATSSNMLSEPTNAVGSSLPSELLPKQEVRTAEGSKPRHQTRKQSAQNN; encoded by the exons atggTTGAGAAAACAAAGAAGCGCATGAAGGGTTCCATCAGCGAAGAAGACATCTCCACTCTCCTTCAAAg GTATACGGCAACGACGGTTCTGGCGTTGCTTCAGGAAGTCGCGCATTGTCCGGGCGTGAAGATCGACTGGAATGCGTTGGTGCAGAATACTTCAACTGGGATTTCGGATGCTAGGGAGTACCAGATGCTATGGCGCCATTTAGCTTATCGTCATACTTTGCTCGATAAATTGGAAGATGGGGCTCATCCTATG GATGATGATAGTGATTTAGAGTATGAAGTTGAAGCTCTTCCCACTGCTAGCAATGAATCTTCTACAGAGGCTGCAGCATGTGTAAAG GTACTGATTGCTTCTGGTTTACCAAGTGAGTCTAGCCTCCCAACCAGCTCAATAGTTGATGCACCATTAACTATAAATATACCCAATGGTCTGTCACCCAGAGCTCCTTCAGAAAATTCAGAAGCTACCTGTTCAATGCAAGGGACAAGCATTACTGTTTCGGTTTCTGTTCAGAAGCAGGCCCTTCCTGTAGCTATACCTGCTGAAGTATTGGATGCGAATGGATCAGCCAGTGGCAACCTGCCTCCacgaaggaaaagaaaaccatGGTCAGAGGCAGAGGATATGGAACTGATTGCTGCCGTGCAAAAATGTGGTGAGGGAAATTGGGTGAACATTTTAAGGGGAGACTTCAAGTTCGATAGGACTGCTTCACAGTTATCTCAG AGGTGGGCCATTATTAAGAAGCGGCGTGGCAACTTAAATGTAGGATCCAACTCCACTGGCTCACAACTTTTTGAGGCACGGCGGGCAGCTCATCACGCAATGTCCCTAGCCCTCGATATGCCAGTTAAAAACTTAACAGCCATACGTTCTG CTGCAACAAATACAACTAGTAACTCTGTGCTTCCTACAACTGGTGAAGCTGCTATGGTTGCCAGCAACTTTATACAAGCTCAGGACCAGTCTGAAGAAGGCTCCATTCCTACAAAATCCTTTCCCATTGGATCATTGGGTTCCCTAGCAAAATCTCAAGTATCCTCAATAAAACCTTCAACAAAACCTACTATTGATTTAGATTCTGCATTAAGAGCAACTGCAGTTGCTGCTGGTGCCCGCATTGCTTCTCCATCAGATGCTGCATCATTTATCAAGGCTACCCGGGCAAAGAATGCTGTCCACTTCAAATCCGCAGGTGGTTTTTCAACCAAATTGTCCGTGCCTGGCGGTGTGTCAACTCACTCAGAGACCCAAACTAATGTACGTCTTGAAGCCAAACCGTGTTTGTCCTATCCTGCTGCCACTGTCACAAGTACTGCTTCACATCCCGGTTTGGTAAACGCTTCCTTGCCAACAGTTCAGCATGCTCCATTCGCTTTTGCCACATCATCAAATATGTTGTCTGAACCGACTAATGCTGTTGGCTCTAGTCTGCCCTCTGAACTTCTGCCAAAGCAAGAGGTTAGGACTGCAGAGGGATCAAAGCCCCGTCACCAGACAAGAAAGCAGAGTGCACAAAACAATTGA
- the LOC132191040 gene encoding protein NETWORKED 2A-like — protein sequence MLQRAASNAYSWWWASHVRTKQSRWLEENLQDLEEKVRETLKIIDNDGDSFRERAEMYYKKRPELINFVEEAFRAYRALAERYDLLSRQLQTANRTIATVFPEHAQYAMDDDDDDDDEENLPGTSTDPNKPIPKVPKIPEKDFRSQSMLISRKKGPFKRAVSSAKAASGMSKSEALQEIDKLQKETLALQTEKEFVQSLYERVNEKYWEIENKITDTQKRVCGLEDEFGIEIGIDDDEARTLMAATALKSCEQTLVKLQEKQEESAEDARVEHQRIKDVHEKFATIKNEFVSKQTDGVELKNMEQERHDMELERENVVEEQVDVNSRSSLSVMELAEKIDDLVKMVVTLETAASSETALVETLRSETDELQEHIQRLEGDKENLVESSENMGNKLKELEEELRRVKILNTSLEDKNNNLQTHFSEANNLSGKLQGVEQDKEDEDTGLFQDVIKAVPDAEPENGSEEDREKIAEKEEKKVDDTLSMPEKPQEPLQQERDEKQDSSETVDSNLDVVAEELEEEEEEDQPIWKKMFVKGLEDREKIILDEYTSVLGNNKLLRKKLSEVEKKNKDSNFELEMQIRELKSAAASKDEMIQSLLQKLSCPQPSTNTTPEYKYVNQESISQTAAITEASNILLPSNSDRKTLSDLFGDESTELIGESPGNSKRSLAKQKNIKVNQVDHHHAASSNEEKFRSEIDDLLEENLEFWLRFSTSVHEIQKFQTSVQDLHAELQKVKDKKQEGSGKNQSSKSDLKPIYRHLREIQTEVSLWLEHNAVLKEDLLSRLSSLCSIQENLSRMSKADYAEEKTALTAYQAGKFQGEILNMKQENSKVSNELQAGLNRVTALKVDVERTLEQLDEELGITASKKYLRSQPRIPLRSFLFGVKVKKQKPSIPSFFPCANPALQKQYSDLAGLHV from the exons atgTTGCAGAGAGCAGCAAGCAATGCATATTCATGGTGGTGGGCAAGCCACGTCAGGACAAAGCAGTCAAGATGGCTGGAAGAAAACCTCCAAG ATTTGGAGGAGAAGGTGAGAGAGACGCTCAAAATCATTGACAATGATGGGGATTCGTTTAGAGAGAGGGCAGAAATGTACTACAAGAAGAGGCCGGAGCTCATAAACTTTGTGGAAGAAGCCTTCAGGGCATACAGAGCTTTGGCAGAGAGATATGATCTCCTGTCAAGACAGCTGCAAACTGCCAACCGCACCATTGCCACAGTTTTCCCTGAGCATGCTCAGTATGCaatggatgatgatgatgatgatgatgatgaagaaaatCTCCCTGGAACATCCACTGATCCAAACAAACCCATCCCAAAAGTCCCCAAGATTCCAGAGAAAGATTTCAGGAGCCAATCTATGTTGATCTCAAGGAAGAAGGGGCCTTTTAAGAGAGCTGTTAGTTCTGCTAAAGCTGCTTCAGGGATGAGCAAAAGTGAGGCATTGCAGGAGATTGATAAGCTTCAGAAAGAAACATTGGCACTGCAAACTGAGAAGGAGTTTGTGCAAAGCTTGTATGAACGCGTTAATGAAAAGTATTgggaaattgaaaacaaaatcacgGATACGCAGAAAAGAGTTTGCGGCCTAGAGGATGAGTTTGGCATAGAAATTGGTATAGATGATGATGAAGCTCGAACTTTGATGGCTGCCACGGCTCTAAAATCGTGCGAACAGACTTTGGTTAAGTTGCAAGAGAAACAAGAGGAATCAGCAGAAGATGCAAGAGTAGAGCACCAAAGGATTAAGGATGTCCATGAGAAGTTTGCAACAATCAAAAATGAATTTGTTTCCAAACAAACGGATGGAGTGGAATTGAAGAACATGGAGCAAGAGAGACATGACATGGAATTGGAACGGGAGAACGTTGTTGAGGAACAAGTTGATGTGAATTCAAGAAGCTCGCTGAGTGTGATGGAACTGGCAGAGAAGATTGATGATCTTGTAAAAATGGTTGTTACTCTGGAAACTGCTGCCTCTTCTGAGACTGCTTTGGTAGAGACACTAAGGTCAGAAACAGATGAACTTCAGGAACACATTCAAAGATTGGAAGGGGATAAGGAGAATCTTGTTGAGAGTTCAGAAAATATGGGAAACAAGTTAAAAGAGTTGGAGGAGGAGCTGCGGAGAGTTAAAATTCTCAACACAAGTTTggaagacaaaaataacaatCTGCAAACACATTTCTCTGAAGCTAATAATCTTTCTGGGAAATTGCAAGGTGTGGAGCAGGATAAGGAGGATGAGGATACAGGATTGTTCCAGGATGTGATCAAAGCTGTTCCTGATGCCGAACCAGAAAATGGGTCGGAAGAAGATAGAGAAAAGATAGCagaaaaggaagagaagaaggtTGACGACACCCTTTCGATGCCTGAAAAACCTCAGGAACCATTGCAGCAGGAGAGAGATGAGAAGCAAGATTCATCTGAGACAGTAGACAGTAATCTTGATGTTGTGGCAGAGGAAttagaggaagaggaggaagaagatcAACCTATCTGGAAGAAGATGTTTGTAAAGGGGTTAGAGGACAGAGAAAAGATTATACTAGATGAGTACACTTCAGTTCTTGGTAATAATAAGTTATTAAGGAAGAAGCTTAGTGAAGTggagaagaaaaacaaggatAGCAACTTTGAACTGGAAATGCAGATAAGAGAACTGAAGAGTGCTGCTGCCTCAAAAGATGAGATGATCCAATCTTTACTTCAGAAACTAAGCTGCCCACAGCCAAGTACAAATACCACACCAGAATACAAATACGTGAATCAGGAAAGCATTAGCCAAACAGCAGCTATCACAGAGGCCTCTAACATCCTCCTACCTTCGAATTCGGATCGAAAGACACTTTCTGACTTATTTGGTGATGAATCTACAGAACTAATCGGCGAATCCCCCGGAAACTCGAAAAGATCTCTTGCAAAGCAAAAAAACATCAAGGTAAATCAGGTTGATCACCACCATGCTGCTTCAAGTAATGAAGAAAAATTCCGCTCCGAAATCGATGATCTGCTGGAGGAAAATCTGGAGTTCTGGCTTAGGTTTAGCACTTCAGTTCATGAGATACAAAAATTCCAGACTTCAGTCCAGGATTTGCATGCAGAGTTGCAGAAAGTAAAGGATAAGAAGCAAGAAGGAAGTGGCAAAAACCAATCATCAAAATCAGATCTCAAACCCATATACAGACACCTGAGAGAGATACAAACTGAAGTGTCTTTATGGTTGGAACATAATGCAGTGCTAAAAGAGGATCTGCTTAGTAGATTATCATCCTTATGCAGCATTCAAGAAAACCTATCAAGAATGTCCAAGGCAGATTATGCAGAAGAAAAGACAGCTCTTACTGCATACCAGGCTGGAAAGTTTCAAGGTGAGATTCTCAACATGAAACAGGAGAACAGCAAGGTCTCCAATGAACTACAAGCAGGCCTCAATCGTGTGACAGCACTGAAGGTTGATGTTGAGAGGACCCTGGAGCAGCTGGATGAAGAGCTTGGGATTACAGCATCAAAGAAATACTTGAGAAGTCAGCCTAGAATTCCCTTAAGGTCTTTCTTATTTGGGGTTAAGGTGAAGAAGCAAAAGCCATCAATCCCTTCATTCTTCCCATGTGCGAATCCGGCATTGCAGAAACAGTACAGTGATCTAGCTGGATTGCATGTGTAG